The Clarias gariepinus isolate MV-2021 ecotype Netherlands chromosome 4, CGAR_prim_01v2, whole genome shotgun sequence genome window below encodes:
- the ca2 gene encoding carbonic anhydrase 2, whose translation MPHDWGYGADNGPDTWHEKFPIANGPRQSPIDIVTSEAEYDPKLRPLKLHYDPSVSLDIINNGHSVQVTFADDKDASTLTGGPITGTYRLKQFHFHWGSRDNKGSEHTVDGKMYPAELHLVHWNTTYPNFGEAASKSDGLAVVGVFLEIGDENPRLQKLLDVLDAIKAKATQTQFADFDPTMLLPSALDYWTYDGSLTTPPLLESVTWIVCKKSISASSAQMEKFRGLLFSAEGDPECHMVDNFRPPQPLKDRKVRTSSQ comes from the exons GACCAGACACATGGCACGAGAAGTTTCCGATAGCTAATGGACCCCGCCAATCTCCCATCGACATTGTGACTAGTGAGGCTGAATATGACCCTAAGCTCAGGCCACTTAAACTGCATTATGATCCATCTGTCTCCCTGGACATCATTAACAATGGCCACTCCGTCCAGGTCACCTTCGCAGATGACAAGGACGCATCAA CTCTGACGGGAGGACCCATAACCGGCACATACAGACTTAAACAGTTCCATTTTCACTGGGGATCTAGAGATAATAAAGGCTCAGAGCACACAGTTGATGGAAAAATGTACCCTGCTGAA CTTCATCTAGTTCACTGGAACACCACATATCCCAATTTTGGAGAAGCTGCTAGCAAGTCCGATGGCCTTGCTGTGGTTGGAGTTTTCTTGGAG ATTGGTGATGAAAACCCTCGACTCCAGAAGCTTCTTGATGTACTGGATGCCATTAAAGCAAAGGCAA CACAGACTCAATTTGCAGACTTTGACCCCACTATGCTGCTGCCTAGCGCTCTGGACTACTGGACATATGATGGCTCCTTGACCACACCCCCACTGCTCGAGAGTGTCACATGGATTGTCTGCAAGAAGTCAATCAGTGCCAGCTCCGCACAG ATGGAGAAATTCCGAGGCCTGCTCTTCTCGGCGGAGGGGGACCCCGAGTGTCATATGGTGGATAACTTCCGCCCACCACAGCCTCTGAAAGATCGTAAAGTCCGTACATCTTCTCAATGA